The Pecten maximus chromosome 11, xPecMax1.1, whole genome shotgun sequence genome has a segment encoding these proteins:
- the LOC117337755 gene encoding neuroguidin-like — translation MDDIEKAMGLLTDVDKGATAACQQIQSMLDRAEKGEINTSKGLSFLEMKYQMLLSYLINLTYVMLQKARGKSIQADPAIFRLTEIRTVLEKLRPIDQKLKYQIDKLIRTAITGDTGAADPLRFKANPDNLINKLEGEDSDEESGSDEEEKEKKPRAYVPPKLAAVHYDGDETVEEKKQRHMEKAQRRAASSSLVREMTNQLTDAPEEIQESRDLHRSKVDKRTKEIKEYEEQFFTRVSISKKERNEARRVGTMSSLNSLTQFDDISAIMGEGGDLTHQDGPSRKKQKKAGKGKKGKKGGFKKKKRKF, via the exons ATGGATGATATAGAGAAAGCCATGGGGTTGCTGACAGACGTGGATAAGGGGGCCACTGCTGCCTGTCAGCAGATCCAGTCAATGTTAGATAGAGCAGAGAAGGGCGAAATCAACACTTCAAAG GGGCTGAGTTTCCTGGAGATGAAATACCAGATGCTGTTGAGCTACTTAATCAACCTGACTTATGTGATGTTACAGAAGGCGAGGGGAAAGTCGATACAGGCTGATCCAGCCATCTTCAGGCTCACGGAGATACGCACG GTGCTAGAAAAGTTACGCCCAATTGACCAAAAACTAAAATACCAAATTGATAAGCTTATCAGGACCGCCATCACTGGGGACACTG GTGCTGCAGACCCACTGAGATTTAAGGCCAACCCAGACAACCTGATTAACAAG TTGGAGGGTGAAGATTCAGACGAGGAGTCTGGCTCCGATGAAGAGGAAAAGGAAAAGAAACCTCGTGCTTACGTACCACCTAAGCTTGCAGCTGTTCATTACG ATGGCGATGAGACTGTTGAGGAGAAAAAACAGCGTCACATGGAGAAAGCTCAGAGGCGTGCAGCGAGCAGTAGCTTAGTGAGGGAGATGACAAACCAGTTAACTGATGCTCCCGAGGAAATACAG GAATCTCGTGATCTGCACAGATCTAAAGTGGACAAGAGGACAAAGGAAATTAAGGA atatgaAGAACAATTTTTCACTCGAGTGTCTATATCTAAAAAGGAGAGG AATGAAGCACGGAGAGTGGGCACCATGTCATCGCTGAACAGTCTGACACAGTTTGATGATATCAGTGCCATAATGGGAGAAGGAGGAGATTTGACACATCAG GATGGTCCCTCACGAAAGAAGCAGAAAAAAGCTGGCAAG gGCAAGAAAGGAAAGAAAG gCGGATTCAAGAAGAAAAAGCGAAAGTTTTAA